The proteins below are encoded in one region of Streptomyces ficellus:
- a CDS encoding trypsin-like serine peptidase, translating to MTAPAAAQPVAVDAEPRLPAVLSESVEDATVQARSVQAHWTPERIKNALANPLQAPADDLPSDETSAETSGSDLPEITASAEAVLPADHKAAVDARAAQAAAVPKAKEVASPQAWPNRVVGKLLFQVPGKGDASCSATVIASKTKNAVWTAAHCLHKGSGGANGFYKSFIFLPGYHEDTYPSGWWYHKRVIVPDTWGKSGDLRSSDMGALVMASGEPAYGNLQDEVGAWGYQFSDATDHADVHSMGYPSDGYGRPNKDFHYGSTMMYCRGKTIDAGNLNPLDNRLRLTCDMGHGSSGGPMASAYNSGKPKIVGVNSHRDADKNGKWTKPYMYSSNHGKVAVAVIDLVNKG from the coding sequence ATGACCGCACCCGCAGCAGCACAGCCCGTAGCCGTGGACGCCGAACCGCGACTCCCAGCAGTCCTCTCCGAAAGCGTCGAAGACGCAACCGTCCAAGCGCGCAGCGTCCAGGCGCACTGGACGCCGGAGCGCATCAAGAACGCTCTGGCGAATCCGCTCCAGGCCCCGGCCGACGACCTGCCATCGGACGAGACCTCCGCCGAGACTTCCGGCTCCGACCTGCCCGAAATCACTGCCTCCGCGGAAGCGGTGCTGCCCGCGGACCACAAAGCAGCGGTGGATGCTCGTGCGGCACAGGCCGCAGCAGTGCCCAAGGCGAAAGAAGTGGCTTCCCCTCAGGCATGGCCGAACCGTGTCGTAGGGAAGCTTCTCTTCCAGGTGCCTGGGAAAGGTGACGCCTCGTGCAGCGCCACAGTAATCGCGTCCAAAACCAAGAACGCAGTCTGGACAGCAGCCCACTGCCTGCACAAGGGGAGTGGCGGAGCCAACGGCTTCTATAAGAGTTTCATCTTCCTGCCCGGCTACCACGAGGACACCTACCCGTCCGGCTGGTGGTACCACAAGCGAGTCATCGTGCCGGATACCTGGGGTAAGAGCGGAGACTTGAGGTCCTCCGACATGGGCGCACTCGTCATGGCCAGCGGTGAACCGGCCTACGGGAACCTCCAGGACGAGGTCGGCGCCTGGGGCTACCAGTTCAGTGATGCCACGGATCACGCCGACGTCCACTCCATGGGTTACCCGTCGGATGGATACGGCCGCCCCAACAAGGACTTCCATTACGGCTCCACGATGATGTACTGCCGCGGCAAGACCATCGATGCCGGAAACCTCAACCCGCTGGACAACCGGCTTCGGCTGACCTGCGACATGGGACACGGCTCCAGCGGCGGCCCCATGGCATCGGCCTACAACAGCGGCAAGCCAAAGATCGTGGGCGTCAACAGCCACCGTGATGCCGACAAGAACGGCAAGTGGACCAAGCCCTACATGTACTCGTCCAACCACGGCAAGGTCGCGGTCGCCGTCATCGATCTGGTCAACAAGGGCTGA
- a CDS encoding L,D-transpeptidase family protein has protein sequence MHRTSVIRRAALAAAAVATALAATGCAGQAVGAAGGPASASSTPSGAPASGDATASPSSAASAAGGAAPAASAPASPDAAKVLMAEGTETEQVRELQARLRQLGHFHRSPTAFYGSMTGKAVSAFQEKQGLPATAKVDGTTWAKLTAASRTPTAGELRPPTTNELDKPDERCMTGRVLCISKESRTLAWMVDGKVVSAMDVRFGSENTPTREGIFKVDRKEREWESTLYHTSMPYSMFFSGGQAVHYSSDFKARGYNGGSHGCVNVRDMDRLAAVFGQVKVGDKVVVHW, from the coding sequence ATGCACCGTACGTCCGTCATACGCAGAGCCGCACTGGCGGCGGCCGCCGTCGCCACCGCGCTGGCAGCCACCGGCTGCGCGGGCCAGGCCGTGGGGGCGGCCGGGGGCCCGGCGTCCGCGTCGTCGACCCCGTCCGGCGCGCCGGCGTCCGGGGACGCGACGGCCTCGCCGTCGTCCGCCGCGTCGGCCGCGGGCGGCGCCGCGCCGGCGGCCTCGGCCCCGGCGTCACCGGACGCCGCGAAGGTCCTGATGGCGGAGGGCACGGAGACGGAGCAGGTACGGGAGCTTCAGGCGCGGCTGCGCCAGCTCGGCCACTTCCACCGCAGCCCCACCGCGTTCTACGGCTCGATGACCGGCAAGGCCGTCTCGGCGTTCCAGGAGAAGCAGGGTCTGCCCGCCACGGCCAAGGTCGACGGGACCACCTGGGCGAAGCTGACGGCCGCGTCGCGCACGCCGACCGCCGGGGAGCTGCGGCCGCCGACGACCAACGAGCTGGACAAGCCGGACGAGCGCTGCATGACCGGCCGGGTGCTGTGCATCAGCAAGGAGAGCCGGACCCTCGCCTGGATGGTCGACGGCAAGGTCGTCTCGGCGATGGACGTCCGTTTCGGCTCGGAGAACACGCCGACCCGCGAGGGCATCTTCAAGGTGGACCGCAAGGAGCGGGAGTGGGAGTCGACGCTCTACCACACGTCGATGCCGTACTCGATGTTCTTCAGCGGCGGCCAGGCCGTGCACTACTCGTCCGACTTCAAGGCCCGCGGCTACAACGGCGGCTCGCACGGCTGCGTCAACGTCCGGGACATGGACCGGCTCGCCGCGGTGTTCGGCCAGGTGAAGGTCGGCGACAAGGTCGTCGTCCACTGGTGA
- a CDS encoding acyl-CoA mutase large subunit family protein, which translates to MARESESGLPIEPVYGPDALSGWDHDEKLGDPGSYPFTRGVYPSMYTGRPWTMRQYAGFGTAVESNARYQQLIANGTMGLSVAFDLPTQMGHDSDAPIAHGEVGKVGVAIDSIDDMRVLLGGIPLDKVSTSMTINAPAALLLLLYQLVGEEQGVPADRLTGTIQNDVLKEYIARGTYIFPPKPSLRLIADIFKYCRAEIPKWNTISISGYHMAEAGASPAQEIAFTLANGIEYVRTAVAAGMDVDDFAPRLSFFFVARTTILEEVAKFRAARRIWARVMRDEFGAKNPKSMMLRFHTQTAGVQLTAQQPEVNLVRVAVQGLAAVLGGTQSLHTNSFDEAIALPTDKSARLALRTQQVLAYETDVTATVDPFAGSYVVERMTDDVEEAAVALMARVEDLGGAVDAIERGFQKNEIERSAYRVAQETDSGERVVVGVNRFQLDEEEPYEPLRVDPAIEAQQAERLAGLRAGRDQEAVDSALAALKKAAEGTDNVLYPMKDALRARATVGEVCNALREVWGTYVPTDAF; encoded by the coding sequence ATGGCGCGCGAGTCGGAGTCGGGACTGCCCATCGAGCCGGTGTACGGACCGGACGCCCTGAGCGGCTGGGACCACGACGAGAAACTCGGCGACCCGGGCTCGTACCCCTTCACCCGGGGCGTCTACCCGAGCATGTACACCGGCCGCCCCTGGACCATGCGGCAGTACGCCGGGTTCGGCACCGCCGTGGAGTCCAACGCCCGGTACCAGCAGCTCATCGCCAACGGCACCATGGGCCTGTCCGTGGCGTTCGACCTGCCCACCCAGATGGGGCACGACAGCGACGCGCCGATCGCGCACGGCGAGGTCGGCAAGGTGGGCGTGGCGATCGACTCGATCGACGACATGCGGGTGCTGCTCGGCGGGATCCCGCTGGACAAGGTCTCCACCTCGATGACGATCAACGCCCCCGCCGCCCTCCTGCTGCTGCTCTACCAACTCGTGGGCGAGGAGCAGGGCGTGCCGGCGGACCGGCTGACGGGCACGATCCAGAACGACGTGCTCAAGGAGTACATCGCGCGCGGCACGTACATCTTCCCGCCGAAGCCGTCGCTGCGGCTGATCGCGGACATCTTCAAGTACTGCCGGGCCGAGATCCCAAAGTGGAACACGATCTCGATCTCCGGCTACCACATGGCGGAGGCCGGGGCCTCGCCCGCGCAGGAGATCGCCTTCACACTGGCCAACGGCATCGAGTACGTGCGGACGGCCGTGGCCGCCGGCATGGACGTGGACGACTTCGCGCCCCGCCTGTCGTTCTTCTTCGTCGCCCGCACCACGATCCTGGAGGAGGTCGCCAAGTTCCGGGCGGCCCGCCGGATCTGGGCCCGGGTCATGCGGGACGAGTTCGGCGCGAAGAACCCCAAGTCGATGATGCTGCGCTTCCACACCCAGACGGCGGGCGTGCAGCTGACCGCCCAGCAGCCCGAGGTGAACCTGGTGCGCGTCGCCGTGCAGGGCCTGGCGGCGGTCCTGGGCGGCACGCAGTCCCTGCACACCAACTCGTTCGACGAGGCCATCGCGCTGCCGACCGACAAGAGCGCCCGCCTGGCGCTGCGGACCCAGCAGGTCCTGGCGTACGAGACCGACGTCACCGCCACCGTCGACCCCTTCGCCGGGTCCTACGTCGTGGAGCGGATGACGGACGACGTGGAGGAGGCGGCCGTCGCGCTCATGGCGAGGGTCGAGGACCTCGGCGGCGCGGTCGACGCCATCGAACGCGGCTTCCAGAAGAACGAGATCGAGCGCTCCGCCTACCGCGTCGCCCAGGAGACCGACTCGGGCGAGCGGGTCGTCGTCGGCGTCAACCGCTTCCAGCTCGACGAGGAGGAGCCGTACGAGCCGCTGCGCGTCGACCCGGCGATCGAGGCCCAGCAGGCGGAGCGCCTCGCCGGCTTGCGCGCCGGGCGTGACCAGGAGGCGGTCGACTCGGCGCTCGCCGCGCTGAAGAAGGCCGCCGAGGGCACCGACAACGTCCTCTACCCGATGAAGGACGCCCTCAGGGCGCGGGCCACGGTCGGCGAGGTCTGCAACGCCCTGCGGGAGGTCTGGGGGACGTACGTCCCGACGGACGCGTTCTGA
- a CDS encoding RNA polymerase sigma factor — MGAYDTELGAAVERAQRGDEVAFARAYRLVHPGLLGYVRGLVGDDAEDVAAEAWLEIARDLGRFRGDGAGFRGWTATIARNRALDHLRKQRRSPRTATLEQDVLDLPDAQDTAGAALESLSTAHVLAMVRGLPPDQAEAVLLRVVVGLDGPATARVLGKRPGAVRTAAYRGLRKLAGRLAQGGARG; from the coding sequence GTGGGGGCGTACGACACGGAACTCGGTGCCGCCGTCGAGCGCGCCCAGCGGGGGGACGAGGTCGCCTTCGCGCGGGCCTACCGGCTGGTACACCCGGGCCTGCTCGGGTATGTTCGCGGCCTCGTGGGCGACGACGCGGAGGACGTGGCCGCCGAGGCCTGGCTGGAGATAGCCCGGGACCTCGGGCGCTTCCGGGGCGACGGTGCCGGTTTCCGCGGGTGGACGGCGACCATCGCCCGCAACCGGGCGCTGGACCACCTGCGCAAGCAGAGGCGGAGTCCCCGTACCGCCACCCTCGAACAGGACGTACTGGACCTGCCGGACGCCCAGGACACCGCGGGCGCGGCACTGGAGAGCCTCTCGACGGCGCACGTGCTGGCGATGGTCCGCGGCCTGCCTCCCGACCAGGCGGAAGCGGTGCTGCTGCGGGTGGTCGTGGGGCTGGACGGCCCCGCGACGGCCCGGGTGCTGGGCAAACGGCCGGGGGCGGTGCGGACCGCCGCGTACCGAGGACTCAGGAAACTCGCCGGACGACTGGCGCAGGGCGGAGCTAGAGGATGA
- a CDS encoding RNA polymerase sigma factor — MLGDDAELTTAVLAAQDGDEDAFRAVYRAVHPRLLGYIRTLVGDADAEDVASESWLQIARDLDRFSGDADRFRGWAARIARNRALDHLRMRGRRPSIGGDETELAEKPAESDTADEAMEALATGRTMDLIAQLPQDQAEAVILRVVVGLDAKSAAKTLGKRPGAVRTAAHRGLKRLAELMDADAAPGAGPAGVESAGGAGGTLSAALGVVPPQPKRRAVSGVRTGVTQWRSRTQKDM, encoded by the coding sequence GTGCTGGGGGACGACGCGGAGCTGACCACCGCGGTGCTCGCGGCACAGGACGGGGACGAGGACGCCTTCCGTGCTGTGTACCGCGCCGTGCACCCGCGGCTGCTCGGTTACATACGCACGCTGGTCGGCGACGCCGACGCGGAGGACGTGGCGTCCGAGTCCTGGCTCCAGATAGCCCGTGACCTGGACCGGTTCAGCGGTGACGCCGACCGTTTCCGGGGCTGGGCGGCCCGTATCGCCCGCAACCGGGCCCTGGACCACCTCCGGATGCGGGGCAGGCGCCCCTCGATCGGCGGGGACGAGACGGAGCTGGCGGAGAAGCCGGCCGAGTCCGACACGGCGGACGAGGCGATGGAGGCCCTGGCCACCGGCCGCACCATGGACCTCATCGCCCAGCTTCCGCAGGACCAGGCCGAGGCCGTCATCCTGCGTGTCGTGGTCGGGCTGGACGCCAAGAGCGCCGCCAAGACGCTGGGCAAGCGCCCCGGCGCCGTACGCACGGCCGCCCACCGCGGGCTGAAGCGGCTGGCCGAGCTGATGGACGCCGACGCCGCACCCGGCGCGGGGCCGGCCGGCGTGGAAAGCGCCGGTGGAGCTGGTGGAACGCTGTCGGCGGCGCTCGGTGTCGTGCCGCCGCAGCCCAAGCGCCGGGCGGTTTCCGGGGTGCGTACCGGTGTGACGCAATGGCGCTCGCGGACGCAGAAGGACATGTGA